In Odocoileus virginianus isolate 20LAN1187 ecotype Illinois chromosome X, Ovbor_1.2, whole genome shotgun sequence, the genomic window TTCAACAGTATTTTCAAAACATGAAACCTCATTTCAGTATTGCCTGTGGCTAATAACAAAAGAAACCCAGATATATACCTGGCAACCAGTGTGTGATAGTCAGTGGCTCTAGTGAGGTGTCTAACCATTTTTATTCCAGATAACTGCTCAGGGGAATCCAAGCTATAAGCAACAGTTTCCTCACATACCTGATATACATATGTCTGAATTATGTTTAAATTTGGGTAAGGTGGAGCCATGTGAATCATATTCTCTAAAAACCTTGTCCTAACTCGGGAGGAGGGATAATTGAGCAAGGTTTCAATAAGTGAGACAACACCTGAATCATGAATGAAATCATAAGCATATTGAGAAGTAGTTCTCATACCCATTGCAATTTTAGATATTTCATGAATAAATACAAGGATCTCGAATTTTGTCCATTAATAGTTCTTCCTCTTCAAACTCTTCAGGACCAATTTTAAGCTCACACTGTATGCAGCTGCAGGAGCAACTCTCAGGCTCTGCACTCTCCCTGGTCCTAAGATGCTCCCGAATTTGCATGACTGACCAGTAGAATGGATCATACTGAAATGAGAACTTGGTCAGGTTGATCAGGCTGAAGCAAAGATTCCTGGTATTCCCCTTCTAGGCTCAGTTCCATGTGCTTTGGCTTTCCTCCAAACATTTCAGAGAATAGAAATGCTGCTTCTTTTGAAAATCTAAAGGGGCTTGGGGATGGGAAGCCAACCCTACCCCATGGGCCAGGCTTGAACTGAACAGTAACCTCCTCCCAGCTCTGGGGCCTGTGTCAACTGAACATCTGGACTTGGAAATGGCCCTGTACACAGGGCTAGGATCTGATTCAAAATGGGTCTCATCTCCTGCCCAAAACCAGGACCCCACGATGGCCTCATCCTCCTCAGCTATTATCCTGGACTCAGAGTTGGTTCCATCACCAGGCCTGTTATTGTCCTCGTTTTTAGGCACAAACCAGGACCCAACAACTGCCCTTTCCTCATTTTCTGCCCTAGACTCAGAGGTGGCTCCAGTTTCAGTCTCATTAATGTCCTTGTCTCCAGATAAGAAACAGGACTCAACAATCATCTCTTTATCATCCTCTGGCTTAGACGCACAGTGTGTTTTGGCTTCTACATTGACTTCTTTTGCATCCCAGAACCAGCATTCAAAAATGGTTTCCTCTCCAGACCTTGATGTTGTCTCTTCTACTGCCTGAGGTCTAATGTCTATACTCTCTTCTTCAGCCCAGAACCAGGACCCAACAATGATTTCCTCCTTTTCAGCTCCATGCTTGGATTCAAAACTAGCCCCTGCCTTGAGACTGGTCTCTTCTACAGCCCAGAACCAGGACTCAACAATGACTTCCTCCTCTCCAGCTTTTGGACTGTATTTGCTGCAAATATTAGCCTTGTTCCTAATGGCCTCTTCCCTGGCCCAGAACCAAGACCCAACAAAAAGTTCTTCAGCTGCCAGCCTGTCCTCTTCTCTagcctctgcttctgttttaagcCTGTCTTCCTCCCTAGCCCAGAACCAAGAATCAATAGTCTTCCTCTTCAATATCCAGCCTGGATTCTTCTCTGTTTGCAGCCTCTATAATGGCTTTATCCCCTTTCCAGAACCAGGATGTGATCATGGTCTCCTCTTTGGTAGGTGGCTTGGCTTCTTCTTCAGCCCTATCATCTGTACTGCTTTCTTCCACAGCCCATAACCAGGGATCTACAATGGTCTCTGGCCCTATATAATTTTATAGACCAGAACCAAGAATCAACAATGTCCTGTTCGTCCTCTAGCCTAAACTTCCAGCTGCCTTCGTTGGCAAGGAACATACAGGGACCTTCTCCTGACCAGAAACCAGACTCACTGTTAATCTCTTTAGCAGCTGTGATAAATTTACACTGGGCACCAGCAGGATACTTCATACAGATCTCTTCAGTGGTCCCAAACCAAGAGGATGTAATACTCTTATCCTTGTCCTCCAGGCTAAACTTATTCACTTCAGCCCTCCCACAAGCTTCTACTCCAGGCCAGAACCATGACCCAATAAtgtgctcctcctcctcttcagtcCCTGGCATAGTATCACAGCTGACTTCTGCCCAAGAATCCATGTGGGCCTGGTTTCCAGCCCAAAACCAAGGCCCAAATATTGTCTCCTCTTCAGCTCCTGGCCTGGCCTCTTCTCTGAACTCAGCCACTGTACTGATTTCTTCTCCAGCCCAAAACCAGGGGCCAATGACCTCTTCTTCCTCAGACTTTCGCCTGGACCCACAGTTGGCCCCAACCCCAGCTTCCATACTGGCCTCATCACTGACCCAAAGCCAAGATCCAAAAATGGTCTCTTCTTCTGCCTCTGGGTTGGTTTCTTCATTAGCCCAGCAAAAACTGGCAATgaccttttctttctcatctgttGGCACTGATTTGGAAGTGGcatcagcctcagtttccacactgGTCTTTTCCCCAGTTCCAAGCACGGAACTGCCAATAGGCTCCTGCTCAGTCTGTGGTCTGAATGTACCACTGGTTTCTTCTTCAGTCCAGAACCAACTGCCACAATGGAATCATCCTCCACTTGAGAACCGGATTTGACAGTGGCCCTACCAACCATGCTGGAGTCTTCCGCAGCCGAGAACCAGGCCCCGGTGAGGAACTCTTCCTCTGGCCTGGCTTCTTGCTTGGCCCTAGCTCTGGCCTTGATTTTGGCTTCTTCCTTTACCACTGCTCTGGCCCTGACCTCTTTCTTGGACTTGGGCTTGGCCAAGTTATTAGCCTTCTCTCCGGGCCAGAACCAAGGCTCTTTTTTGACTACATCCATAGACCCAGACATGAAATCAATGGAAGTTTCTTGCTTGGCCCTGTGCCTGGCACTGACATTGGCCCCCTTCCTGGCTCGGGGTTTGTGCCTACCCTCCTCTCCAGCCCAAAACCAGGATTTGACACTGTCGTCACATTCAGACCCAGAACTGGATTCACAGACTTCTTTCTTAGACCTAAACCAGGACCTACTATTGGTCTCTTCCCTAGGCCTAGACCAGATACTGGTCTTTTCTCTGACCCAGAACCAGGATTTCTTGATAGATTCATCTTCAGAACCAGAACTGGAGGCAACATAGAGTTTCCAACTGGTTTGGGGCCTAGACATAGGCTCTTCTTTGGCCATGTGCCTAGACCTAGTACTGGCTTTTACCCCGTCTCTAGGATGAAGCCTTGTACTGACCTCTTCTCTACTCCAGAACCAGGAGTTCATAAAGGATCTAGACACCCATCTGAAATCACAATTGTGAAAGTTCTCCTTTTTGGATGTAGGCCTGGGATGGCACCAAGACCCCATATTGGTCTCCTCCTCTGAAACAAGCAAATGCTGGATTCGTGATTGGGACTTGACCTTAGTGCCAGGAAAGGACTCGGCATCCATACTGGCCAGTTCCCCAACTATAGATGAGACCTTAGGTTTTGCAACTGACCCAGACTCAGTACTGATCAGTGACCAGACTATAGCATTGTTGTGGGACACTCCCTCTGTCTTCAGTAGGACCTCAGCATCAAACTCAGTCTTGGCCCATGAAGAGGTTTCATCCATGGACCTTTCTACAGTGATTGCCTTGGCCTCACTCTTCGGATGTGTCTTAGTTACTGCCACGGTCTCAGTTTTGGGCCTTGCTCCAAGCATTACCTGGGCCTGGGTCCTAACCTTTGGTCTGACTACCAATGGGACTTCATTCTCTCTTTCAGCCCCACTGGCAACCTCTTTGCCAGGCTTCTTTTCAGGCTTGGCCTGGACACCAGTCTCAATCTCAGCCCCAGTCATAGTACAGTTACAGAGGAGACCTGAATAACTACAACTATCCCAGTCTCAGCTTCTACTACAgatttctcacagttttgtaTCTTCACACTCTAATTTTTTGATGACTCAGGTGATATAGTTGGAAAGAAAAGTTAGAGCCAATCACCAGTCCAGCAGTCAATAAGCCTCCTTTCCAATCCCAGCCTCAGTCAATATTACAGTCAGAGTGAAGAGAAAACACAACCAAGCTGGGAGAGGATGGATGGTTCCTGGGTAGGTACGCACCTGTTGAAGGTAGTGCTCAGCAGCAATTCCAACACCACCAGAGCTGCCACTGGAAGTCAATCTGGGAAGTGAGAATGACATGGAGGTTTGAGTCTTTTCCAACTGTCTCACTCCATGCAAAAACTCACACGGAGAGACTAGACCTTAAATGCTTGGTGGGAAAGTTAGGCTATTAAAGTCTATCACCTTCATTTTGTCTATAATTTTTATCCCCAGAGTTGCCATATTACTTTGCCTGTTATAAAATAGGTATGAAGTTGGTAGAAAAGTATCTTGGCAATGAGAGAGGCTGAGGAGCCCCAAGGCCAGACCCTAGTCACTGCTGGACTTAAGTTGGTCTCTTCTACCCCACCCAAAAGCTGTACCCACTCCCATACCAACCTGCACTGATGTAGCACAATTTCTTGCTCCTTTCTTTGATTCCAGTGGTGTCAAACTCTACAGCAGCCTGTAGGCTATCCTGAGAACAAGTAAACATATAATAGAGAATGGAGCCTAACTGCTAGAAAGACAAGCGAGAACCCTGACCCCGATACAaacatctttctcttttaaaggtCTAACATGCCtaatattttctgtctcctggTCTCTATTCTCAAGTATTTCTCTCCCATTCACAGCCCAGTCCAcacctactccaatattcctaGTATACCCTGCTGGAAACGGGAGGGTTTCTGTGGCAGTGTGCAAACTTGACATGGAGTAGGTGAGGTAGAGAAGGCCCTGCAACCGCTTGGATCAAAGATATCTGCCATATTACTCTGTAGCTGTCTCCTGTGTTGCCCCTCTTTGTACAAACCTCCAGAGATTTGAACCggattcctttgcctttccttcCTTGCAGAAGTGACCAGACTTAAAGCAGGCCTAtggaaaaacagatgaaaaggtaagacagtcaagaaataaaagcagcaaCTGAGTACTTGGGGGACAGACAAACACCACAAACACAGAAGTTCCCAAGTTACCTGCCTTTTAACATGTAAGAGTCCCATTAGGTAGACTATTTCCTTTTAACTTAGGCCATCTGGACCAGGTTTCTGGATAACCCCTCAACATCATATCACACTCCTCTTACTCTTTTCTTCAATTCTGAAGATTCACCACTTGTTGTTCACCTCCTTTGTGCTGCACAACAAACTGGGGGAAGAGCACCCACATATTCTAGTTTGTGTAGTGGTACTTGTATTTATGACTTCTCTCGCACCTTTATCTCCCAGTTCAGCTTTTCCACCTCCAATTCTGgatagaggagagagaggaaggcaagGGGGGTATTTAGAAACCAGGTAGAAAGGAGAATTTTAGAAAGTATTCCTGGATGCCTGACCTGCGCTGGTCGCACTCACCCCACCCCGATTCAGATGTCCAGTCAATGGCTGCTGCCCACCCTCAACCCCCCATTCCCCACACACCTTCAGAAAAACAGGTCGTTTTCCCATTCCTCGTTTTCCTCAAGCCTCTCCTCTATAGATGCACCCCATGGCCTGAAATTGCCAGACCTACTGCACAGACAGGAGACTTTGGCATCAAAGAGGTGCCTATGGGAAGGGACAGCACCCGGCACGCGGGGCCCTACAGGGACCTTGGCAGAATCATGGCCCGGGCTGCTCCCATCCCGGCTCCCTCTGCCACTTCGTCCATAGCAGCATCCCGCACAGCCCTCTCCCCGCACAGGCACCGTAGAGGGCGGGGCGcaggcaccaggaaagcctggcggAGACTAGTCCGCACCGTACACCTCCCCAGCATCCGAGGGAACCCCAACCCCCCGACCCTGCCCGCGCCGGTCGCTGCTGTCTCAGCGCCAGGGATCCTCTGCGCACTTCTCTAAGGGGTCCCGTTTCGACCCTCTCGCCTTCAAGCCGTCCTCAGGTTGCCAGGGATAGGCTGTGAGCTGGTCATCGCCCCGCGACACCCTCACTTGCCTTCGGAGGCGCAAGGTCCCGATGGTCGTCCTCCCACTCCGGTCGCAGTTCCTCTTTGGCTTCCCACCGCTCGGCGTGCGGGTAGAACAACAAAGAGGCGTCTGGCCCACTGCACCGCTGCGCCAGAGCCGGCAGAGGATGTGTAGGCTGCAGCACCGCCTACTCGCCGCAAGGGTGTCGGGAAGTGGGGGGCGGAGGGATACGGCAATAGGCTTGAGGCCCCGCACCCACCCCCCGC contains:
- the GPRASP1 gene encoding LOW QUALITY PROTEIN: G-protein coupled receptor-associated sorting protein 1 (The sequence of the model RefSeq protein was modified relative to this genomic sequence to represent the inferred CDS: inserted 6 bases in 4 codons; deleted 2 bases in 2 codons; substituted 1 base at 1 genomic stop codon), translated to MTGAEIETGVQAKPEKKPGKEVASGAERENEVPLVVRPKVRTQAQVMLGARPKTETVAVTKTHPKSEAKAITVERSMDETSSWAKTEFDAEVLLKTEGVSHNNAIVWSLISTESGSVAKPKVSSIVGELASMDAESFPGTKVKSQSRIQHLLVSEEETNMGSWCHPRPTSKKENFHNCDFRWVSRSFMNSWFWSREEVSTRLHPRDGVKASTRSRHMAKEEPMSRPQTSWKLYVASSSGSEDESIKKSWFWVREKTSIWSRPREETNSRSWFRSKKEVCESSSGSECDDSVKSWFWAGEEGRHKPRARKGANVSARHRAKQETSIDFMSGSMDVVKKEPWFWPGEKANNLAKPKSKKEVRARAVVKEEAKIKARARAKQEARPEEEFLTGAWFSAAEDSSMVGRATVKSGSQVEDDSIXGSWFWTEEETSGTFRPQTEQEPIGSSVLGTGEKTSVETEADATSKSVPTDEKEKVIASFCWANEETNPEAEEETIFGSWLWVSDEASMEAGVGANCGSRRKSEEEEVIGPWFWAGEEISTVAEFREEARPGAEEETIFGPWFWAGNQAHMDSWAEVSCDTMPGTEEEEEHIIGSWFWPGVEACGRAEVNKFSLEDKDKSITSSWFGTTEEICMKYPAGAQCKFITAAKEINSESGFWSGEGPCMFLANEGSWKFRLEDEQDIVDSWFWSIKYIGPETIVDPWLWAVEESSTDDRAEEEAKPPTKEETMITSWFWKGDKAIIEAANREESRLDIEEEDXIDSWFWAREEDRLKTEAEAREEDRLAAEELFVGSWFWAREEAIRNKANICSKYSPKAGEEEVIVESWFWAVEETSLKAGASFESKHGAEKEEIIVGSWFWAEEESIDIRPQAVEETTSRSGEETIFECWFWDAKEVNVEAKTHCASKPEDDKEMIVESCFLSGDKDINETETGATSESRAENEERAVVGSWFVPKNEDNNRPGDGTNSESRIIAEEDEAIVGSWFWAGDETHFESDPSPVYRAISKSRCSVDXRPQSWEEVTVQFKPGPWGRVGFPSPSPFRFSKEAAFLFSEMFGGKPKHMELSLEGEYQESLLQPDQPDXKFSFQYDPFYWSVMQIREHLRTRESAEPESCSCSCIQCELKIGPEEFEEEELLMDKIRDPCFIHEISKIAMGMRTTSQYAYDFIHDSGVVSLIETLLNYPSSRVRTRFLENMIHMAPPYPNLNIIQTYVYQVCEETVAYSLDSPEQLSGIKMVRHLTRATDYHTLVARYISGFLLLLATGNTEMRFHVLKILLNLSENPVMTKELLNAXAVSELVGLFSRKETNNIQVVLAMLENIGNNIKKEVVFADDDFSLEPLTSAFHEIEKFAKELQGKIDHKNDPEADQKNEYD